TCGCAGCAAAGTCGAAAAATTGACATCTGGATGGACGGTGTGCTGACGGAAGGGCTTGCGCGAAGGGAGGCAGCAGCAGGTGGTGCATAAAAAATACTAGTAATTAAGacagactcatctccagtcaagcATGATTGAAGGAAACTGATTTTTAGTAAAAGTTTTAAAAATTCATAGCCGGACTAGTAGACACATGCTCATATGCTCATCGCCCAGGCATCACGGATGACACTGTGCTCGAAGTAGCATCAGGGATGACGCATACATATGTTGTCCATAGACACTATATAAACAGTTTATCCACCTGTGAAACATCCATCGAAAATAAGCACAAGCACAAGCAGCTAAAGCAATCTCAGTGGTcttcaaaacacacacacacacacacacaaaacatcGATCGAGGTAGTTAGAGATGGCCGGACGAGATGACCTGAAGCTGCTCGGCACATGGCCAAGCCCGTTTGTTACCAGGGTGAAGCTGGCACTCGCCCTGAAGGGCCTGAGCTACGAGGACGTGGAGGAGGACCTGTACAAGAAGAGCGAGCTTCTCCTCAAGTCCAACCCGGTGCACAAGAAGATACCAGTGCTCATCCACAACGGCGCCCCGGTCTGCGAGTCCATGATCATTCTGCAGTACATCGACGAAGTGTTCGCCGGCACCGGCCCGTCCCTTCTCCCAGCGGACCCCTACGAGCGCGCCATTGCTCGCTTCTGGATGGCCTACGTTGACGACAAGGTTTAAATTATCTTCACTTACTTGAACTACTTGTCTCCGTTCCTTTACTTTTAGATATCCAACGAGCAACTTTGACCATTATTTTTCTCCGTGTTTCAGCTGGTAGCCCCATGGAGGCAGTGGTTGAGGGGCAAGACAGAGGAGGAGAAATCCGAGGGAAAGAAGCAGGCGTTCGCGGCGGTGGAGATTCTTGAAGGGGCCCTGAGGGAATGCTCCAAGGGAAGGGGCTTCTTCGGCGGCGACGGCCTCGGGCTCGTCGACGTTGCGCTGGGAGGCGTTCTGTCGTGGATGAAGGTGACCGAGGTGTTGTCCGGTGACAAGATCTTCGATGCCGCCAAGACCCCGCTCCTGGCCGCATGGGTGGAGCGCTTCAGCGAGCTCGACGCGGCCAAGGTGGCCCTGCCAGACGTGGGCAGGCTGCTTGAGTTCGCCAAGGCACGAGAGGCTGCCGCTGCACCGTCTAACTGAGCCAGCACACATCCAGAATAACTAAAATTTGCTATTTTTAAATGTTGTTTGTTTGGCTGCTTGATGTAATAATGTAGCAGTAACTCATGTCATCCATTTATTCAGTATTGATTATGTCCTTGAGTTTTTAATATTTTGCTTTTGTGTGGAGTTCCCAAATTTTATAATGCGTGCATGTATTAGCTGAGGTTCTCTTTCTGATTCAAGAGATGAGTTCGACAGTTTTTTTAATCTACCAGCAAAATGCTTACAAATTGAACTTTATGGTAAATTTGGTCTGAATTTATATATATTCATTCATCGTTGTGATACTTGAGCTAGACCAAGTAAAGGAGAAATAGTCAATATTTCTTCGCACCTTTGCTATGGAAATGCAGATATATTTGAGTGACCGTTTGTTGATCAATCATGCTGTTGTAGTTCATAAGAAGTTTCAAAAGAGGCACGCAAAACCCCTCAGATTAGCCTCAATCCAGCAAAAATGATTTCTTGAAAGACTTCTCAATCGAGGTAATTTGGTCAGCCACCTCAAAAATTGAATATATAAACCCTCCTAGAATACCCGCCATTCCAGCATCCTCGCACTTTCAAATTCATCCTGTATGTTCGGTTCGCACTGCTGTCCATTGACATCGTACTTTTTATCGCCGTGGTAAACATCTGGAGCTCGTTCTTTTGAACGCCGCAGAATCGGGCTAGAGCGACTGATGCATGGGCCAACTTTGCGCGCGGGCCAGCCTGGCAGCGACACGGTGTGTGCGTGGCTGTGTCCGGGTGAAAGCGGGGGCGATCGATGGTGGGTTGCCAGTGGCGTTCGTGGGTTGGCAGGGCGTTTTTTTACCGTCCTCGTTTGCACCCAGTGGCGGCGCCTCCGCTCCAGCCGTGGCGGGCCCATCTGTCATTCTCGTGGGTGCGCGGCTCAGAGAGAGCAGCGAGCGAGCGGGCGGCCTGGAGAGCGGGCACGAGACAAAAGAAAAGGAGAAGCGGCAGCGAGAGAAAAGAGGAAAAGCAGTCAGACCTAGCCCGCGCCCCCGTAGCCGCCTcctctcctgccgccgccgcctcggccttgttcgcctcctctcctgccgccgccaccaccttgGCCTCGGCGCCCATGCTCTCCCGGCGCCCGTCGGCCTCGATCCGGCCTCAgtaggaggagctcggcctcgagACTCGGCAGGAGGAGCTCGCCCTCGAGTAGGACTCAACAGGAGGAGGGGAGCAGCAGCTGCGCCCCATGCTCTCTCGCCACCCTCGAGGTGAAGGTAACGGATGAAATCCCATGGACGAGCTCGAGCTGGAAGGACGCGAACGGCAGCGGCTTGGACCAACATCGTCCTGCCGGTGCCTTGCCGGTGAGCGCCACGCATGGTGCAGCAGGCGGCAGGCACGACTTTGGGAGCTGCGCATCGAGCGACGACTACTGCATCTGCCGCCAGCACCAAGGTGAGCTTCCTCTTTCTGTGCGGCCACCTCCCCTGGCACCGATTTGTTGGTGAGGTGTTCCATGGTGAGGTATGAAGAGACGATGTCCCATCTTCTGCATAAAAATAGTTTTTCTTTCCTCATGTGATTATTTTGGGATCTAGCTCTATGTAACCACTTTTCTAGATTAACTTCACAAAATGGCGGCAGCAGTTAGTTGAATGGTTGAAGTAGTAGTCAATTTGGTTCATATGCTTTGAATAAAATTGTGTTCATAGATCATGTTATGCACTTTGAATGAAATTGTGTTCAGTATACCAAGGATATTAAGAATTCGATTCATAAATGCAGCCAAGA
Above is a window of Triticum aestivum cultivar Chinese Spring unplaced genomic scaffold, IWGSC CS RefSeq v2.1 scaffold82330, whole genome shotgun sequence DNA encoding:
- the LOC123172760 gene encoding probable glutathione S-transferase GSTU6, giving the protein MAGRDDLKLLGTWPSPFVTRVKLALALKGLSYEDVEEDLYKKSELLLKSNPVHKKIPVLIHNGAPVCESMIILQYIDEVFAGTGPSLLPADPYERAIARFWMAYVDDKLVAPWRQWLRGKTEEEKSEGKKQAFAAVEILEGALRECSKGRGFFGGDGLGLVDVALGGVLSWMKVTEVLSGDKIFDAAKTPLLAAWVERFSELDAAKVALPDVGRLLEFAKAREAAAAPSN